Within Solea solea chromosome 1, fSolSol10.1, whole genome shotgun sequence, the genomic segment TTCAAGTCACTCGTCGCAATTTGTTTGGATGTCCATTTGTGACAGTCTCTCCTTTATTTGTCACGTTCAGCTTACGATGCGTAAATGCATCGGCCAACAAGCTGGAGCACCTGCCGCCTTCCAGCCTGTCAGAGGAGAGTCACAGCATCCTGCAGGAGTTCTACCTCACCAACAACCGACTGACAGACAAGTGTGTTCCCATGCTGACCGGCCATTCGCACCTTCGAGTTCTGCACATGGCCTACAACCTTCTGCAGACCTTCCCAGCCAGGTATATGTCTCTCCAaccatttttctctttctttctctaatTACTTTTTTCCCCTGGAACTCATTTTTAGACATCTTTTACCACCTTCATCCCGCCGTTCCCCTTCTTCTATATTCTCAATACCCTGCACACAAAACTTACACAAGTACATTTCATtgctatgtaaaaaaaaaaaagtcaataaagtcaATATATAGTGGCAAGGGttgttataaataaaagtaacacaTAGTTGGACCAAGacaatcataaaaacacagcaggtcTCCATCATTTACCAAATGTGAATTCCTATTGATGCAGTAGAATTTCTGGTACAGTAGCTGCAGCAAAAAGGATCTGAAGGAGGCGAATGTGTGCCCACTCTAATACAATCTGGTGTAATACCAAGTAGTGATACCACGGGGTCCTTTGGCAGGTCTGTGTTGAAAATCTCCAACAGTTACGTCGTCCCAAATAGTCATAAGCTTGGGTCGTGTCCAGAACGTTTACACATAATAAGCCAGTCACTCCACCAGGTACCGTGTTTAAAACAGAACAAGAGTCTTAAAACTGCTTGCTGTGCagtattgtgaaaaaaaaataaaataaaagcaaatacgACAAATTCTCACTTGCTTAATCATGAAAGCAAGGGTCAGATTACTAAAAGTTACCACCCACACACTCCTTGTACTCTCAGGTTTTCTGTCATCTAACTAAGTGATGACTTCTTTCAGCCCTATTCCACATGCGCATGTAACCTCACCCatagttttttctctccccaaTCAGTAAAATGGCtaagctggaggagctggaggaggtggaTCTGAGCGGAAACATGCTGAAGACCGTGCCCACCACCATCATGAACTGCCGGCGGATGCACACACTCATCGCCCATTCCAACGCCATTGAGGTCTTTCCTGAGGTCATGCAGCTGATGGAAATGAAAGTAAGCCCTGGAGCAGTGAAACATCCCCACCAGCCGTCTCTGTGTGCATCTGTTTTTGAGTATTGACATCTTGCTTCCTCCGGTCAGTGTGTGGACCTGAGCTGCAATGAGCTTAGTGAGATCAATCTTCCGGAGAACCTGCCTCCCAAGCTTCAGGAGCTGGACCTCACGGGAAACCCTCGTCTCAATCTGGACCACAAGACCCTCGAGCAGCTCAAGTATGTAACCGTCATCGAATGAGACTACTCTGTGATTCATATATCATTATATCTGCTATATGGTGGATCTGATTACTTTTGTGGTGTTCCAGTAATATCCGCTGCTTCCGCATTGATCCGCCCCCAACCTTCTCTTCCAATGAGGCATCCGGTGGGCCTGCTGTGTGGAGCCATGGTTACACTGAGGCCTCCGGTGTCAAGAACAAGTGAGTTCCGCTCAGacaatgatggaaaaaaaaaaggagaacaaaATAATGGCTGTCACATtttcttgagaaaaaaaacaaattcaagcCTCTTGATGGGCACAGATAAATCCAGATTACTCAAATGAAGGGAATATGGAACAATAGTGTTGAATAAAAGAAGCCATTTAACCCTGTGCACTGTACATTGATTCTCTGGATCCATAGTTGATGTTGAATAGGCAGGTAGTGATGATGGTTCTGTTGTGCAGTCAATTAAATAGAAGATCGTCGTGTCCAAGGCTAATATTGTGCCGTGTATTGTGATTCATTTGTGAACAGAAGAGCCGGTAGTCTTTGTTTCCCAACAGAGCACGCGTCTCAATGAAACAccaccttttgtttttgtcgtttttcCCTTTCAGACTGTGCGTCGCGGCGCTTTCTGTAAACAGCTTCTGTGGAAGTCGCGAAGCTCTGTACGGCGTGTTCGACGGGGACCGCAACGTGGAAGTGCCATACCTCTTGCAGTGCACGATGAACGACGTGCTCGCTGAAGAACTACACAAGACCAAGAGCGAAGAGGACTACATGACCAACACCTTCCTCGTCATGCAAAGGTAATTAGAATTTTGCTTTTTCACCATATGTTAGTGTCCGCCGAGGTCTGCCAAAGTCAGTTTAAAGTAGATTTCATAAGCCGCTCATTTCCATGGTGGTCTGCGTGGACTACTGACTGTGTAGCCTCCCTGTAGCATAacacttttcctgttttggtcaaaagagacaacaaagaagacgGTAAACATAGACACCTAAGGACATACAAGTGAGGGTGAAATGCATTGAACGCTAGATGGATGTGGATTCTCATTTGTTATAAATGGAACTGTGTGCAGCTTGAATGCAGAAAGTGTTACTTTTGATAACTAAGTGAACGATCCACACAATTAAACTCCACTTTCCCCGCAGGAAACTGGGCACTGCTGGTCAGAAATTGGGTGgctcagcagctctgtgtcacattcGCCATGACCCCACTGAGCCCAGTGGCTGCTTTACCCTCACAGCAGCAAACGTGGGCAAGTGCCAGGTCATCCTGTGCCGTGACGGGAAGCCGGTGTCGCTGTCCTTGCTCCAGAATGTAGGGTTGGAAGAGGAATATCGCAGGATACGGCAGCACAGGGCCATCATCACGGAGGTAAACGTCACTGCCAGTGGAAATGAACGTCCAGTGTGTTCACGTATGCGCTGTATTGACATTCATACGCTTCTCCACAGGACAACAAGGTGAATGGCGTGACCGATTCCACGCGGATCATGGGCTACTCCTTCCTCTACCCGTCAGTCATCCCTTGTCCCTATGTGCAGACAGTCACACTCAGATCCGAGGACGAGTTCTTCATCGTAGGCAGCCGTGGCCTGTGGGATACTGTGTCTCCCACTGAGGCTGTAGAAGCTGTTCGAAATGTCCCGGATGCCCTTGCTGCGGCTAAGAAGCTTTGCACACTAGCACAGGGCTACGGTTGCACCGACAGCCTCAGCGCTGTTGTTGTCCAGCTCAGTGTGAGTGAGGACTGCTGCTCGTGCTGCTGTTCCGAGCCTCCCCAGCCGCCACCGAGCCCTGGCTTGGGCACGTATCCCTCGTCGTCCTCTGCGATCAAGGAGCGTCCCTCAGACGGATCCCTACCTGTGCCCCCTTCCTCCTGCAGTGAAATCAGCAGTGAAATCAGCACCAGTGAGATGAGCAGTGAAGTGGGCTCCACTGCCTCGTCCGATGAACCGCCGCAGAGCTCCTTGGTGCTGCTGCATGACCAGCCGCACCATCCCCACCTCCACCTGCATCATCCGGCTCACTTGCTGTCCTTACAGCACCAGCAGGCCCACGCCACCTCTCAGCCCTGTCAGTACTTGTTCCCAGGCTCAGAGCTGCCCTCTGCCCGCAGCTGCTGTGCCCTACACCCTGCCTGCTTAGCAGGTTCCTTCCAGCGGCAGCTATCTAGTGCCACATTCTCCAGTGGGCTCGACAGCGAGGACGAGGAGCCCATCGCGGGTGTTTTCTCTAATGGGAGCCGTGTGGAAGTGGAGGCGGATGTCCACTGCCTCAAAGCAGagatctcctcttcctcctcctcctcctcatctccgcAAACGTCATCCACCAGCCAGGAGCGCACCTTACTGACTCTTCttccaccgccgccgccgccaccgtgTACCCCAGAGCCACTGGACGAAGGGGTTGACATGAGCCTCGGGGAGGTTGAGAACGGGTTAGAGAGGGATGAGTCATGGCAGGGAGGTGGGGATGGAGGAAAGTTAGCAGGGAAGAGGAGGGTTAACGGGTCAGTGGCGTGCCAGGAAAAGAGTCACAACCTCATTGAGGTGGCTGCTGATGCTCCCTCAAAGAAACCCGGAGGCTACTTCACTGCTCCTGCCCAGCCTGACCCCGATGACCAGTTCATCATCCCCcctgagctggaggaggaggtgaaggaaaTCATGAAGCAGcatcagcagaaacagcagaagTCTTCGGGGACCGATCAGCCCATGGACTATTACGACACCCCTCTCTGAGCAGCAACACCGACTGCAGCCTCATCTCCCTTCCAGTGGTGGCAGcatgcacaagaaaaaaaaaagtccacatcAACCGCTCTGATTTTTGCACGGTCACAAAACACAGtgcgtttttttttcctcctgaggCTTTCGCTGCACATGAAAGCCTGAAGCTCTACACAGCCTTATCCTCGAAAGAACCATGAAGTTGGAACTGCTCCGCCAGTTTTTACTGAGACAAATCATAGAATAAAAACGAGCAAACGAGCCCTTTAATGATACTTAACCCTCTTGAAAAGTCAAAGCTTGTGGACACAGCTTTGGACGTCTATGATCTCGCCCTTCTCGATGActggaatctttttttttaattttattttctttcttttctttctttttttttttacgagacAACCAGCGGAGTATGTTATTGACACTAGTCTCTTTGCAATAGCATTAGTTCACCACAACACTTGTTAATATTGATAacaatttaatgttttttttttgttttgttttgtaagaaCTTACCATATCTTTTAATGTGAAAGCGGCAACGTTGCTGGAAGAACTTTTTTGAAAACGGAGACGCATAATCTTTTTATTATCAGTGAACTTTGTTGAATGGTACACTAGTAATACCACACTTAACTGTTGTAGATAGGGCacttaaaatactgtttttcttCAGTAAATCATGGCTCTTGTCCTGTAAAATGGCATAGATTTTTTTGTAGAAAATTTAAATACTAACTCCTAGGAGTTGCATACTCTTTATGGTGACTCAGTCACTTTTTTACTAATCTTCTCTGAGAGAAATGGTgattttgtccccccccccatgaTTGTAAATAAGAGAAATGTTGTATACTGATGCTTTTAAAAAGGAACTGCGTACGTGTATGTCAGTGAGAGGGAGGATGACATGTGGTTCGCCAAGAGATTGCTGTTATGGAGGTGTCACTAACATTGAATTACATGAAGTAGACCCACAAatatgaaacacagacacacacacacatacacacatacatgtttatGTGCAATTGAAATATGGCATTCCATAAAATAGACCGTCATTGTATCGAATGAACACTAATTGACATATCTTTGCATGCATGCacttacagtacacacacacacacacacacagctaacattagccctcctccccccccccccccactgttaTCACTGGCATGACTGTGTCAAGTTCAGTAATACGAGCAAATTATATCCACATGGAAAAGTGACAACATAAATGTTCCTGTCTTTGGTATAATAAtaaattttaaatttgtgaATATAATTCTTCCAGTCTGGGACTTGTTTTTTGTGCCTGTGTCTTAAAGAAATGCATATGAAACGAAAGTTTTTAAAAGCAGTTTTATTCAGAACAATAACATTCTCATTCCCTCTGCAGTGGTGTTGCTTTGAATGACCAGAAGGGGGCAATCTCACATAATGTGACAAGTTGAACTGGAGTGAAATCTGAAGCCAAAGCAATGTATCATGAGCATTTCATTGCAAGTCGTGGATTGTTTTGCTTCTGTTTGCAGGTTTATTCGGGTACAGTGTCTATGTGGCGTGGATGTTTGACATGTTAAAGCCGTCGTCGCTGCGTTTCTTGTACTTCTTCTTCACACAGAGGACACTGACTATCGTGACCACCATCATGACTCCCAGCACAGACAGAGAAGTGGCCAGTGCGAGCGTGGTCTTATCCATGAGGGAGCCCTTATACTGACAGCCATCTCCGTAGTACCACCAGTCATCACCCACTGCACATCTGGAATAACAAATGAGTAAAGCATGTAGTGCAATGTTTACTTCCAGAAGGAATAGAACAATATATGCAATAAGGAATGGAAAATATGcttatttgtctttgttcaaAGATAACTCTTAAGGTAACAAAATGGTAACGCATGTTTTGTACAAATTAAGCAAACACCTTTGAGAATATGATGTATGACATATTAATGAAatcttcctagaattaggagcagtgggcagccactgagcaacAGCCAGAGAGCAATGgaggttgggtaccttgctcaggggtaccccagccctttcatTGCCTTGGTAGggactcaaaccagcaacccttCAGTTACTTTCAAGTTCCTTTTCCAATTGGAAACTGCAATTTTTATTACCTTGAAAAAGGTCCAATTTGTAATAGACAGTTTTTTGGCAgagatactactactactacttttacgGCTGTATAATACTTAGTGAGTTTCTATAATTACATAAGTATAAATGCTTTTTGCAGTcccagaataagccttttatatgtatatttttttcgtGTCTTGTAGCGGAAGCTTAGTacgcaaagaaaaaaacatcctgtcTGGtatgcgggggggggggagggcggGTCACAGTAGTTTCCTGACACATGTGGGAAAAGAAGGGGGTGAGGGGGTGCAGTCATGTGTTGGTTACAATCTGCGCCCTCACCACGAGATGTGACTAATTCTTCTTACACAGTCGACCTTTAAGAGTGGCGGAGTAGTGGGTGCGTTCAGAAACGTCCTCACCTGCAGACAGCTTTCCCTTTATCCACCACACAGATGCCGTCATTCTGACACtgaacagtgagacagacatcTGGGGGTGCGACCGTGCCAGTGGACGGTGGAGTGggggtggtgatggtggtgatgggggCGGTGGTGTTGGCAGGAGGTGTAGTGGGCTGGGTCTGGGTCTGAGTCAGATGTGACACATCTGAAAATGGAAGAGAGAGGCATTGATGAACATGAAATGAACAGGCAGCGATTGGATTATATGACTGACTGGTGTTTAGATCCATTGCTTAGTTCTCTTTGGTTAGTAAATCTTTCATGTTTGGACACAGTAGAGGATTCATATGTCACACGTAGTTGGTGCTTTTACCCTCCATTGACAGGAGAAATATGGCGTCCCCTCCCTTGATGAAATCCCTGCTCTTGGCTCTGAGGTGCGTGAGATACACCGGGGTTCCGGAGCTTGGTCCTCGGAAGTACTTGGATCCATCTGCTTCTGTGACTTCATGCCCCACCTTACGTGGGTCATCCCAGAAAAATGTGTCAGAGCCTGTTTTAAAAAGACGTTAAAAGGGTGTGTGAATGTTGtattacagtttgtttttctccaaagAATGTCTGAGAGGTATGATTTTTCTGCACCTGATACTTTCATGTTGGGGTCAGTGGTCACACTGCGCTGGTTAGACATGCGCTTTTGGATGTGTGGGTGCTGATCCATTAGCATCATGGTTATCTGTTTCCAGGGGCAGGGCCATTTCTGCCCGGTATCGCCTTCACGGGCCACTAGATGAGCGTAGGCCGACAGCTCACCAGGGTATCCTGCCTTTCCACTGGGGTACAGCTTCATTTGGAAAGTGTAACCTTCCTTTGAGGTAAACGGCGGGCTGAAGATAGAAGTGTTTACTGGAGTATTGTCTATAACGTGACCGAAGTTCTTCACGCGCCATATAAACTCCGGGCAGGTCGTCTCAGAAAGGTTGATGTCATCCAGCGATAGTCCACCTGCTGGCGGCCCGGTGCCTTCCTTGCACCCTTCAAAGACAACACGAAACTTTGTTTTCACATCCAGACTGACGTGGTGCAGCTGCCACAGCTCCTGAGGGGATCCTGTTACAACAAGACAGAATTGATTTAACCAgcacaatgacaataacaagATTTTGAGCAGTAGCGGGATTTCCCAATCGTCACCTTCTATGGTCTTGATAAAGCGTAGAGTTCCGTTGGGGTGTGCTTTGTCATACTCTCGGATGTAGATCTTCAGTTTGTCGCTGGGGCCGGCGCTGTTGTAGTAGAAGAACTGCAGACACTGGTAACCTCTCTTGGGGTAAAGGAGTCTGCTTTCAAGCAGTGCCGTGTCCCCAGTTTTGGCTGTGCCAGTGTTGAAGTGCATGAAATATCCAGAGCCTGAGGATCCAAATATCACTGGATTATCCCCATGTGTCTACATGTAAACAGTATAGTAAGTAGTGTAAAGCTCTTTTTCTAATTTACGGTAATCCTCCTCATGTCCTGACAGCATAACACATGTGTCTAAGGAATAATTGGCTTATGGGTCTGTCTGAACTTAAAGAGTTGGTCTACTAGATCAGTTCCGGTGGTAGCCAGGAATCAGCAGCATTGGTATCATCACAATCAGAGAGAGGTCCCACTCTTAATAACACTTGTTTTGAATATTGTTGAGTGTCATGTcagtgaaggttctcagtctaGCTATGGGCAACTGGACTCGCTTgagtttaacacatttttactctaGCCTTTAACCatctcctttttattccacccgtgttgtgttttattgttgttttaaatttaattttccttttattgtgaagcactttgagctgcaatacTTGTATGAAAgatgctatacaaataaagcttaGTGTTGGGATATAAATCAGGTTGCTGGTCAACAAGTGAGTCACAGTAACATGGCAGGGAATGTGCGTTGTGATTAAAATACCTTAGGATACCTTAACATCCACTTTAGAATCCACTTAAATTTTCTTCTTCGTGTTCTTTGCAGCTATGAAATTGTCTCACTTTACTTGCACTGTGTGCTTCTTCTGCCTCGCCTGCTCAGTCGTGCTTTCCATActccacacagacaaaaaaacaacacactgctgTATCGAAAGAAAGTGAGAGAGTCGCACAGACTCATACAGAGAGGGTAACGTGGAGCCGTTTGgttttaatcagcattgtgtgaactcatctgaccATGGtttagaataaaacatttgttgtgCCGTGTACTATGCCACACACAGTGATTCTCACCAGTGCATTTGCCCATGTTAGAGTGGTCCTTGTCAGGCCCTCCAGCAGCTTTGTCCAGCCTGACCCATTCTGCCTTGTCTCCCTGTCCCTGGATCATACCACAGATGTTCTCACGTTCAAAGTCACATGAGTCCAGGAAGGTGGAACCCTGAGCTAGGAAAACAGGGCAAGGACTTTGAACAGCTATAAACTAAATCACACATGACAGAAACATTCATGCGGATTCACAGATAAGCCATGTGAGTGACATCTTGCACCAATATAATtggaattaaaaacaataagagTACTCATTCTTACTGCAGTTGTAGAGGCGGCTCAGCTTAAGCAGGTCGCTGTCACTGAACTCCATACGCTGGCCGATGACATCGCTGAAAGCAGAGATCTTGGTGATGATGGTGGGCTCGCTGCCGTTGCGAAAG encodes:
- the mep1bb gene encoding meprin A subunit beta, producing the protein MAGRPTGLLVLHVVCILCGLTLCSPTAKIPDHDVDGGQDLDIFDINDEAGLGLFEGDIVLDERQTRNSIIGDEYRWPKTIPYYMEDDLEINAKGVILKAFEQYRLKSCIDFKPWSGEANYISIFKGGGCFSSVGNRKVGKQRLSIGNNCDRIATIEHEFLHALGFWHEQSRADRDDYVRIMWDRISEGKGHNFNTYNDTTSSSLGVPYDYGSMMHYSKNAFRNGSEPTIITKISAFSDVIGQRMEFSDSDLLKLSRLYNCTQGSTFLDSCDFERENICGMIQGQGDKAEWVRLDKAAGGPDKDHSNMGKCTGSGYFMHFNTGTAKTGDTALLESRLLYPKRGYQCLQFFYYNSAGPSDKLKIYIREYDKAHPNGTLRFIKTIEGSPQELWQLHHVSLDVKTKFRVVFEGCKEGTGPPAGGLSLDDINLSETTCPEFIWRVKNFGHVIDNTPVNTSIFSPPFTSKEGYTFQMKLYPSGKAGYPGELSAYAHLVAREGDTGQKWPCPWKQITMMLMDQHPHIQKRMSNQRSVTTDPNMKVSGSDTFFWDDPRKVGHEVTEADGSKYFRGPSSGTPVYLTHLRAKSRDFIKGGDAIFLLSMEDVSHLTQTQTQPTTPPANTTAPITTITTPTPPSTGTVAPPDVCLTVQCQNDGICVVDKGKAVCRCAVGDDWWYYGDGCQYKGSLMDKTTLALATSLSVLGVMMVVTIVSVLCVKKKYKKRSDDGFNMSNIHAT